A stretch of the Hydra vulgaris chromosome 09, alternate assembly HydraT2T_AEP genome encodes the following:
- the LOC100208025 gene encoding tight junction protein ZO-2-like (The RefSeq protein has 44 substitutions, 3 non-frameshifting indels and aligns at 99% coverage compared to this genomic sequence) produces the protein MPASTKGGSKQNEDGWERTLVTLEKKSAKQGFGIAISGGLDNPHFKTGDTSIIVSDIVQGSPADGKLKVGDILISVNERNVDGRSHHDAVEALKAAGMEARMEIKRPSINPPKKNVDNLNDSKVNGSKETDSERGRSRKKPKEMEQESGKKHHSSHQKEDDHDSEKPRHRSKSREKGEEGEKSSRSHNKSLEDNADTDRSERSHRSRSKNREDSEGGDKSEKSHRSRSKNREDNAEGEKSHRSRSKNREDAETGEKSEKSHRSRSKNREDAETGEKSEKSHRSRSRNREDAETGEKSHRSRSKNREDPETEEKSLRSKSKTREDLSKTTESEKSEKIPKSQSKASLGGMEKENSDRQKSKTREDAGEEEKARIMSTQSKPNIIESSDKHRSRSKTREDTEGVEKPRSRSTQRKPNDMEKLNSSRANEDGEKASSRSRSKSRSRDDLTRSKSKESLHRSKSKEALNVDTIKVVLNRGDQGYGFSLGQQIFVKDLAKDSPAAKAKNLEKGDIVREINGTPLDNLKISECIELIRGASETLTLTIVKKPKLEQDVVPEKPKSLEVNDEKPKSKEPSSGKKKQEVSEPSLKTKEQKMVHKEPDQKSSKITPPDRHSSPVPSNDNHNDTKDSWAEATPKKHFSSAAHPNQEVEDMNAKIERLKSNRKLERRMSQLPNAKVISFHKTGSVGIQVAGGNSVGIFVAAIRPDSAAAKEGLKPGDQIIMCNEIDFENITREEAVLILLALPDDVSLVVESKQSTFDQIKKELGDNFFIRVNFDHAEKANTNELTFRKGEIFNVRDTMYQGLIGYWQAQRVGKNAQMLERGVLPNKSRAEQLAIAQKMEERQTLTPSKSKLKRRNSIGGTLKKQKFVSQDRLDELSFTEGVQIPAYERVVLKVADFMRPVVVLGPLADLARIKLLEEMPDRFELPSPSAYDHPGDNNSISLSEIRNVIAKNKHCLLDIVPEGIEMLMYAQLCPIVVMLNSPSRGAVKDMRQSLVKEILSSPTNVTNFTGDPLNAKQVKNLFNNANKLNEFYPHVFTSKINTHIAGGDVLSRAFYEKLKEVIFTQQSQSAWMPEEKPDEMLDDMMFHQPNYISYTSGVDSDTEGESASSSPVFARKHYDDNESPPESPIDDAPVFNPPEPDKKPTDKEKTREKSKDRKRDRSSERDHVKNEKVKKDKDPKAAKERTIEPYDVEPPTAILDKNIDVRSSLRKESSKNVPPTNDYREPPNGYRPPEYNEFLKQDYRESFRDNNRDSASTKKIKDTVYEPVSLKINEKDLLEENVPVLRDPNYVLPKPIPDSPPTRSPPEARLVNSVRVFPTEIKTEVSMDEKIRSLKKVDPGEDHYDSPKRPVYKEPEQLPSYRTNQPEEVPTKVLTLQERMSKFQQKVTSQPPKVAVPQDESPPPRPSAPRNYIIDTRNQPGSRQELYAQNIYKPTTQYPEVKQVLSKSNPIVEPYATVNFAPSVESSVPNYDIVKPRSQLTTNLDYGNSCQEQEPSYLNNSDSHYKQPSKYEGYSIPSSNYKKPSNDDYYPPYKPPQDKTNYRDEEGDDEPKVIATARGWFDHRGGLLESSETNVSIYIPAGALPAGRQQEVYFKVCQDSKHMPPLDSSSGETLLSPLVMCGPHGLKFKKPIELRLPHKGATSDGMAFSLKSSDSTTVGGSGPGHWKNVKLGGRDLDSGRAYQVTDDTVSVLVDHF, from the exons AATGAAGATGGATGGGAGCGGACCTTAGTCACTCTTGAAAag aaaagtGCAAAGCAAGGTTTTGGTATTGCAATTTCAGGTGGTCTTGATAATCCTCATTTTAAAACTGGAGATACCTCAATTATTGTCTCTGATATTGTGCAAGGAAGTCCTGCTGACGGAAAACTCAA aGTTGGTGATATCTTATTGTCTGTAAATGAAAGAAATGTTGATGGTCGTTCACATCATGATGCTGTTGAAGCTCTTAAAGCAGCCGGGATGGAAGCTAGAATG GAAATAAAAAGACCATCAAGTAATCCTCCAAAGAAAAATGTTGAAAACTTGAATGATAGCAAAGTCAATGGTTCTAAAGAAACAGACTCTGAACGAGGAAGATCTCGTAAAAAACCAAAAGAAATGGAACAAGAGAGTGGCAAAAAACATCACTCTAGTCACCAAAAAGAGGATGACCATGACGGTGAAAAGCCTCGGCATAGAAGCAAAAGTAGAGAAAAAGGAGAAGAAGGGGAAAAGTCAAGTAGAAGTCACAACAAAAGTTTAGAAGATAATGCTGACACAGATAGGTCTGAAAGGTCTCATAGAAGTAGAAGTAAAAACCGAGAAGATAGTGAAGGAGGAGATAAGTCTCATAGAAGTAGGAGCAAAAATCGAGAAGATAATGCTGAAGGAGAAAAATCCCATAGAAGTAGAAGTAAAAATCGAGAAGATGCTGAAACAGgagaaaaatctgaaaaatct CACAGGAGTAGAAGTAAAAATCGAGAAGATGCTGAAACTGgagaaaaatctgaaaaatctCACAGAAGTAGAAGTAGAAACAGAGAAGATGCTGAAGTAGGAGAAAAATCTCATAGGAGTAGAAGTAAAAACCGAGAAGATCCTGAAACTGAAGAAAAGTCCCTTAGGAGTAAAAGTAAAACTCGTGAAGatctttcaaaaactattgAGTCTGAAATATCAGTAAAAATACCTAAAAGTCAAAGTAAGGCTTCTTTAGGTGGAATGGAGAAAGAAAATAGCGATAGACAAAAAAGTCAAAGTAAAACTCGAGAAGATGCTGGAGAAGAAGAGAAAGCTAGAACTATGAGTACTCAAAGTAAACCAAATAGCATAGAAAATAGTGATAAACATATAAGTCGAAGTAAAACTCAAGGAGATACTGAAGGAGTAGAAAAACCTAGAAGTAGAAGTACTCAAAGAAAACCAAATGATATGGAGAAATTAAATTCTAGCAGGGCGAATGAAGATGGTGAAAAGGCTTCAAGTCGTAGTCGAAGCAAATCGCGAAGTAGAGATGATTTAACTCGTTCAAAAAGTAAAGAATCATTGCATAGAAGCAAAAGTAAGGAAGCTTTAAATGTAGACACAATTAAAGTGGTTTTGAATCGTGGAGATCAAGGATATGGTTTTTCACTAggtcaacaaatttttgttaaagatttaGCAAAAGATAGCCCTGCTGCAAAAgctaaaaatttggaaaagggGGATATTGTTCGTGAG ATCAATGGCACTCCTCTGGATAATTTAAAGATTTCAGAATGTATAGAATTAATACGAGGGGCTACTGaaactttaactttaactatagttaaaaaaccaaaactaGAACAAGATATAGTACCTGAAAAACCTAAATCATTAGAAGTAAGCAATGAGAAACCTAAATCTAAAGAAGCGtcttctggaaaaaaaaaacaagaagtcTCTGAACCCTCTCTTAAGACTAAAg aagaAAAGATCGTTCACAAGGAGTCTGATCGAAAATCATCTAAAATTACACCTCCAGATCGTCATTCATCTCCAGTACCCTCAAATGATGATCATAATGACACCAAAGACTCTTGGGCTGAAGCTActccaaaaaaacatttttcaagtgcAGCACATCCAAATCAGGAGGTAGAGGATATGAATGCAAAAATTGAACGTTTAAAAAGTAATCGCAAGTTAGAGCGAAGAATGTCTCAGCT gcCAAATGCAAAAGTAATATCTTTTCACAAAACAGGAAGTGTTGGAATTCAAGTTGCAGGTGGTAATTCTGTTGGCATTTTTGTTGCTGCTATACGTCCTGATAGTGCTGCAGCAAAAGAAGGGCTTAAGCCTGGAGATCAAATTATTATG TGCAATGAAATCGACTTTGAAAACATAACTCGTGAAGAAGCAGTCTTAATTTTGCTTGCCCTTCCTGATGATGTATCACTTGTAGTTGAAAGCAAACAATCAa ctttcgatcaaataaaaaaggaattaggagataatttttttattag AGTTAATTTTGATCATGCTGAAAAAGCAAATACAAATGAGTTAACATTTCGAAAAGGAGAAATTTTTAATGTTCGTGACACTATGTACCAAGGTTTGATAGGCTATTGGCAGGCACAAAGGGTTGGAAAGAATGCGCAAATGCTTGAAAGAGGTGTCCTCCCAAATAaatcaag AGCAGAGCAACTTGCTATTGCACAGAAGATGGAAGAAAGACAAACACTAACTCCtagtaaatcaaaattaaaaagaaggaATTCAATTGGTGGCACTCTTAAAAAGCAAAAGTTTGTTTCACAAGACCGTTTAGATGAGTTATCTTTTA ctgaaGGTGTTCAGATCCCAGCTTATGAACGTGTTGTACTTAAAGTAG ctGATTTTATGAGACCAGTTGTTGTGCTTGGTCCTTTAGCAGATTTAGCCAGAATAAAGCTTCTTGAAGAAATGCCAGATCGTTTTGAACTTCCAA gTCCATCAGCTTATGATCATCCTGGTGATAACAACTCAATTAGTTTATCAGAAATTAGAAATGTCATCGCAAAGAACAAACATTGTTTGTTGGATATAGTACCTGAAGGAATTGAAATGCTTATGTATGCACAATTATGTCCGATAGTTGTTATGCTAAACAGTCCATCTCGGGGTGCAGTCAAAGATATGAGGCAATCTTtagttaaagaaatattaagtTCTCCTACAAATGTCACCAATTTTACAGGTGATCCACTGAATGCAAAACaggttaaaaatctttttaataatgcaaataAACTGAACGAATTTTATCCACATGTGTTCACTTCTAAAATTAACACTCATATTGCTGGTGGAGATGTTTTAAGTAGagcattttatgaaaaattaaaagaggtTATTTTTACTCAACAATCACAATCTGCATGGATGCCAGAAGAAAAg cCTGATGAAATGTTAGATGATATGATGTTTCATCAACCAAATTATATCTCTTATACATCTGGTGTTGATAGTGACACAGAGGGTGAGAGTGCATCTTCTTCTCCTGTTTTTGCAAGAAAACATTATGATGATAAtgaaag tcCTCCTGAATCTCCAATTGATGATACTCCAGTATTTAATCCTCCTGAACCAGAGAAAAAATCTACTGATAAAGAAAAGATCAGGGAAAAGTCTAAAGATAAAAAGAGGGATCGCTCTAGTGAAag AGATCAtgttaaaagtgaaaaagttaaaaatgataagGATCCAAAAACAGCAAAAGATCAAACAATTGAATCTTATGATGTAGAACCTCCCACAGCT ATTCTTGACAAAAATATAGATGTGAGGAGTTCACTTAGAAAAGAATCGAGTAAATATGTTCCTCCCACCAATGAATACAGGGAACCTCCAAATGGGTATAGACCACCAGAATATAATGACTTCTTGAAGCAAGATTATAGAGAGTCATTTAGAGACAACAATAGAGACCCTGcttcaaaaaagattaaagatacTGTTTATGAACcagtttcattaaaaattaatgagaaAGATCTGTTGGAGGAAAATGTACCTGTTCTTCGTGATCCAAACTATGTACTTCCAAAACCAATACCTGATTCTCCTCCTACAAGAAGTCCACCTGAAGCAAAGCTGGTTAATTCAGTTAG AGTTTTTCCaactgaaataaaaacagaagtTTCGATGGATGAGAAGCTTCGCTCCTTAAAGAAAGTTAATGCTGGTGAAGACCATTATGATAGTCCAAAGCGACCTGTCTACAAAGAGCCTGAGCAGTTACCGTCATATAGAACTAACCAACCTGAGGAAGTACCTACAAAAGTTCTTACATTGCAAGAAAGAATGAGCAAATTTCAGCAAAAAGTTACATCTCAACCACCCAAG GTTGCTGTTCCACAAGATGAATCACCTCCTCCTCGACCCTCTGCTCCAAGAAACTACATAATTGATACAAGAAATCAGCCTGGTTCACGTCAAGAGCTTTAtgctcaaaatatttataaaccaACAACTCAGTATCCTGAAGTAAAACAAGTGTTATCAAAATCAAATCCAATAGTGGAGCCTTATGCAACAGTAAATTTTGCTCCATCAGTTGAATCATCTGTTCCTAATTATGATATTGTGAAACCACGTTCTCAATTAACTACTAACTTAGATTATGGCAATTCACGTCAGGAACAAGAACCGTCTTATCTTAATAATTCTGACTCACACTACAAGCAACCTTCCAAATATGAGGGGTACAGCATTCCTtcatctaattataaaaaaccttCTAATGATGACTATTATCCTCCATATAAACCTCCACAAGATAAAACTAATTACCGAGACGAAGAAGG TGATGATGAACCTAAAGTTATTGCAACTGCAAGAGGTTGGTTTGATCATCGTGGAGGTCTTCTAGAGTCTTCAGAAACAAATGTTAGCATATATATTCCTGCTGGTGCTTTACCTGCTGGTCGGCAACAAGAAGTTTACTTCAAAGTATGTCAAGACAGCAAGCATATGCCTCCTTTAGATTCAAGTAGTG gTGAAACTTTACTGAGCCCTCTTGTTATGTGTGGACCACATGGTCTTAAGTTTAAAAAGCCAATTGAGCTGCGACTTCCTCACAAAGGAGCAACTAGTGATGGAATGGCTTTTTCGTTAAAATCTTCAGATAGTACAACAGTAGGAGGAAGTG GACCTGGACATtggaaaaatgtaaaacttggtGGGAGAGATTTAGATTCTGGTCGAGCTTACCAAGTTACAGATGACACTGTTTCAGTTCTTGTCGATCATTTCTAA